The following proteins are co-located in the Nocardia bhagyanarayanae genome:
- a CDS encoding cutinase family protein, with translation MAFREFFARHRIASAVAAPAVLGVAAIVAASFAINSPPHTADTQLRASVTECHDMVTISVAGRGDTPAEGTTKLLVDANGNELPAALAGDHNSRWVDPVVNAPADDVEPGSYAAVYIAYPANMATYEDAVNAGVANTQQVMREIAQACPDTKFSIVGYSEGADVVRRVAMNIGHQEEGDPTIVDPDDVLGVVILADSGRSAGDGPFPGSKDPFSNPDGFDQQYQDGRKPVSGQGALPGTSGDFGKLNGKIASFCSEGDLTCAAPENISLLQLVVNVGRQINVDQLEREGLNPTNGMDVAVVLGRIAMTAFADIASQPNWMASDETFLEVLLRVSDPEYKPGQQPKEPAKSDAISTDQMSPLAYLPQKVLNEIIGLIVTNQNTIPVIMSDPYKLTLGPDHTGHHFDYWRDANPDEGRPLTSAEYAAAWLTHLAKQAQAGETVDKSSEPDAADFAAAREAVESATKPKSASTTTTTSAAPTTTTTAPTTTKTDAAVTSTTTAPTTTPPASSETSSTTTAPEVANPQARTSVAAPAETVAPAEPVAPTTTQPTTTQPTTTTQTPAPTTTGAR, from the coding sequence ATGGCTTTTCGCGAGTTTTTCGCGCGGCATCGCATCGCTTCGGCCGTTGCCGCACCAGCTGTGCTCGGCGTGGCGGCTATAGTCGCCGCGTCGTTCGCCATCAATTCGCCTCCGCACACGGCGGATACACAACTCAGGGCTTCCGTCACGGAATGCCATGACATGGTGACCATTTCGGTCGCCGGTCGCGGCGACACTCCCGCGGAGGGGACCACGAAGTTGCTGGTCGACGCCAACGGCAACGAGTTGCCCGCCGCGCTGGCCGGTGACCACAACAGCCGCTGGGTCGATCCGGTCGTGAACGCTCCGGCCGACGATGTCGAGCCCGGCTCCTACGCCGCGGTCTACATCGCCTACCCGGCGAACATGGCCACCTACGAGGACGCCGTCAACGCGGGCGTCGCGAACACCCAGCAGGTGATGCGGGAGATCGCGCAGGCCTGCCCGGACACCAAGTTCTCGATCGTCGGTTACAGCGAGGGCGCCGACGTGGTCCGCCGCGTCGCGATGAACATCGGGCACCAGGAGGAGGGCGATCCGACGATCGTCGATCCGGACGACGTGCTCGGTGTCGTCATCCTGGCCGACTCGGGCCGCTCGGCCGGCGACGGGCCGTTCCCCGGTTCGAAGGATCCGTTCAGCAACCCGGACGGCTTCGATCAGCAGTATCAGGACGGCAGGAAGCCGGTCTCCGGCCAGGGCGCGCTGCCCGGTACCAGCGGTGACTTCGGCAAGCTGAACGGCAAGATCGCGTCGTTCTGCTCCGAGGGCGACCTCACCTGCGCGGCGCCGGAGAACATCTCGTTGTTGCAGCTCGTGGTGAACGTGGGCAGGCAGATCAACGTCGACCAGCTCGAGCGCGAGGGGCTCAATCCGACCAACGGCATGGACGTCGCCGTTGTCCTCGGTCGTATCGCGATGACGGCGTTCGCGGACATCGCGTCGCAGCCGAACTGGATGGCGAGCGACGAGACCTTCCTCGAGGTTCTGCTGCGGGTCTCCGATCCGGAATACAAGCCGGGTCAGCAGCCGAAGGAGCCCGCGAAGTCGGACGCGATCTCGACCGACCAGATGTCGCCGCTGGCGTACCTGCCGCAGAAGGTGCTGAACGAGATCATCGGTCTCATCGTGACCAACCAGAACACCATTCCGGTGATCATGAGCGACCCGTACAAGCTGACGCTCGGTCCGGACCACACCGGCCACCACTTCGACTACTGGCGCGACGCCAACCCGGACGAAGGCAGGCCGCTGACCTCCGCCGAGTACGCGGCCGCATGGCTCACCCACCTGGCGAAGCAGGCGCAGGCGGGCGAGACGGTCGACAAGTCCTCCGAGCCGGACGCCGCCGATTTCGCCGCCGCGCGGGAGGCGGTGGAGTCGGCCACGAAGCCGAAGTCCGCCTCTACCACGACGACGACCTCGGCCGCGCCGACCACCACCACCACCGCGCCGACGACCACGAAGACCGACGCCGCCGTCACATCGACGACAACGGCGCCGACCACCACGCCCCCGGCCTCGTCCGAAACCTCGAGCACCACAACTGCTCCGGAGGTGGCGAACCCCCAGGCGCGGACCTCGGTCGCGGCACCCGCCGAAACCGTGGCACCGGCTGAGCCCGTGGCGCCGACCACCACCCAGCCGACCACGACCCAACCCACCACCACGACGCAAACCCCGGCGCCGACCACCACCGGCGCGAGGTGA
- a CDS encoding DNA-directed RNA polymerase subunit beta yields the protein MLEGRILAVSSQTKVDAANPAGTAKAGIPKRVSFAKLREPLDVPGLLDIQSESFEWLIGAPAWRERAAAIGDSPEGGLAEVLAEISPIEDFAATMSLTLSEPRFEEVKASIEECKDKDMTYAAPLFVTAEFINNNTGEIKSQTVFMGDFPMMTDKGTFVINGTERVVVSQLVRSPGVYFDRTVDKGTEKDLHSVRVIPSRGAWLEFDVDKRDTVGVRIDRKRRQPVTVLLKALGWTAAQITERFGFSETMMTSLEKDNTSGTDEALLDIHRKLRPGEPPTKESAQNLLENLFFNEKRYDLSRVGRYKIGKKLGIPSGARVLTEEDIVTIIEYLLRLHAGDKVMTAPGGEEVPVEVDDIDHFGNRRLRTVGELIQNQIRVGLSRMERVVRERMTTQDIEAITPQTLMNIRPVVAGIREFFGTSQMSQFLDERNPLASLTQKRRLSALGPGGLTRERAGLEVRDVHYSHYGRMCPIETPEGPNIGLIGYLSVYARVNPFGFIETPYRKVVGGRVTDEVDYLSADQEDRHVVAQANEALDADGRFVAARIAVRRKNSEVELVDPAEVDYMDVSPRQMVSVATAMIPFLEHDDANRALMGANMQKQAVPLIRTEAPLVGTGMESRAAIDAGDVVVNEKSGVVEEVSADYVTVMADDGTRKSYRMRKFARTNQGTCANQRPIVDEGQRVERGEVLADGPSTENGEMALGKNLLVAIMPWEGHNYEDAIILSQRLVEEDVLTSIHIEEHEIDARDTKLGAEEITRDIPNVSDEVLADLDERGIVRIGAEVRDGDILVGKVTPKGETELTPEERLLRAIFGEKAREVRDTSLKVPHGESGKVIGIRVFSRDDEDDLPPGVNELVRVYVAQKRKIQDGDKLAGRHGNKGVIGKILPTEDMPFLPDGTPVDIILNTHGVPRRMNIGQILETHLGWIGKAGWNIQLADGARPDWAKRLPEELLSASPGTNLATPVFDGAREEELAGLLASTLPNRDGEVIVGADGKATLFDGRSGEPFPYPVAVGYMYILKLHHLVDDKIHARSTGPYSMITQQPLGGKAQFGGQRFGEMECWAMQAYGAAYTLQELLTIKSDDIVGRVKVYEAIVKGENIPEPGVPESFKVLLKELQSLCLNVEVLSAGSAVELQHGDDELDRTAADLGITLSRQESASIDDLPG from the coding sequence GTGCTGGAAGGACGCATCTTGGCAGTCTCGAGTCAGACCAAGGTCGATGCCGCAAACCCCGCCGGTACCGCGAAAGCAGGGATCCCGAAGCGGGTCTCGTTCGCGAAACTCCGTGAACCGCTGGATGTTCCAGGATTGCTGGATATCCAGAGCGAGTCGTTCGAATGGTTGATCGGTGCGCCGGCCTGGCGCGAACGGGCGGCGGCGATCGGCGATTCACCCGAAGGTGGATTGGCGGAGGTGCTCGCGGAGATCAGCCCGATCGAGGACTTCGCCGCGACGATGTCGCTGACGCTCTCCGAACCCCGTTTCGAGGAGGTCAAGGCCTCGATCGAGGAATGCAAAGACAAGGACATGACCTACGCGGCGCCGTTGTTCGTCACCGCGGAGTTCATCAACAACAACACCGGCGAGATCAAGAGCCAGACGGTCTTCATGGGTGATTTCCCGATGATGACCGACAAGGGCACGTTCGTCATCAACGGCACCGAGCGTGTCGTCGTTTCACAGCTGGTGCGCTCGCCGGGTGTCTACTTCGATCGCACCGTCGACAAGGGCACCGAGAAGGATCTGCACAGCGTGCGGGTCATCCCGTCGCGCGGCGCGTGGCTGGAGTTCGACGTCGACAAGCGCGACACCGTCGGCGTGCGCATCGATCGCAAGCGCCGTCAGCCGGTGACGGTCCTGTTGAAGGCGCTCGGCTGGACCGCCGCGCAGATCACCGAGCGATTCGGTTTCTCCGAGACCATGATGACGTCACTGGAGAAGGACAACACCTCGGGCACCGATGAGGCGCTGCTCGACATCCATCGCAAGCTGCGTCCCGGCGAGCCGCCGACCAAGGAGTCCGCCCAGAACTTGCTGGAGAACCTGTTCTTCAACGAGAAGCGCTACGACCTGTCCCGCGTCGGCCGCTACAAGATCGGCAAGAAACTCGGCATCCCCTCCGGCGCACGGGTGCTCACCGAGGAAGACATCGTCACGATCATCGAGTACCTGCTGCGGTTGCACGCGGGGGACAAGGTCATGACCGCGCCCGGCGGCGAAGAGGTGCCGGTCGAGGTCGACGACATCGACCATTTCGGTAATCGCAGGCTGCGCACCGTCGGCGAGTTGATCCAGAACCAGATCCGGGTCGGCCTCTCCCGCATGGAGCGCGTCGTCCGCGAGCGGATGACCACTCAGGACATCGAGGCCATCACACCCCAGACGCTGATGAACATCCGCCCCGTCGTCGCGGGGATCAGGGAGTTCTTCGGAACCTCGCAGATGTCGCAGTTCCTGGATGAGCGGAATCCGCTGGCCAGCCTGACCCAGAAACGCCGTCTGTCGGCCCTCGGACCGGGTGGCTTGACCAGGGAGCGTGCCGGTCTCGAAGTTCGCGACGTGCATTACAGCCACTACGGCCGGATGTGCCCGATCGAGACGCCCGAAGGTCCGAACATCGGGCTGATCGGTTACCTCTCGGTGTACGCGCGGGTGAATCCGTTCGGCTTCATCGAGACGCCGTACCGGAAGGTCGTCGGCGGCAGGGTGACCGACGAGGTCGACTACCTCTCCGCCGACCAAGAAGACCGGCATGTCGTGGCGCAGGCCAACGAGGCGCTCGATGCCGACGGCCGCTTCGTCGCCGCCCGAATCGCGGTGCGTCGCAAGAACTCCGAGGTCGAGCTGGTCGACCCCGCCGAAGTCGACTACATGGATGTGTCGCCGCGCCAGATGGTGTCGGTCGCGACCGCGATGATCCCGTTCCTCGAGCACGACGACGCCAACCGCGCTCTCATGGGTGCGAACATGCAGAAGCAGGCCGTGCCGTTGATCCGGACCGAAGCCCCGCTGGTCGGTACGGGTATGGAGTCGCGGGCCGCGATCGACGCGGGCGATGTCGTCGTGAACGAGAAATCCGGTGTGGTCGAGGAAGTCTCCGCGGACTACGTCACGGTCATGGCCGACGACGGCACCCGCAAGTCCTACCGGATGCGCAAATTCGCGCGGACCAACCAGGGCACCTGTGCGAATCAGCGTCCGATCGTCGACGAGGGTCAGCGCGTCGAACGCGGCGAAGTGCTGGCCGATGGACCAAGCACCGAGAACGGTGAGATGGCCCTCGGTAAGAACCTGCTCGTGGCGATCATGCCGTGGGAGGGCCACAACTACGAGGACGCGATCATTCTGTCGCAGCGCCTGGTGGAAGAGGATGTTCTCACCTCGATCCATATCGAGGAGCACGAGATCGACGCCCGTGACACCAAGCTGGGCGCCGAGGAGATCACCCGCGACATCCCGAATGTGTCCGATGAGGTGCTCGCCGATCTGGACGAGCGCGGCATCGTGCGTATCGGTGCCGAGGTTCGTGATGGTGACATCCTGGTCGGCAAGGTGACCCCGAAGGGTGAGACAGAGCTGACTCCGGAGGAGCGGTTGCTGCGCGCGATCTTCGGTGAGAAGGCGCGCGAGGTGCGTGATACGTCGCTGAAGGTGCCCCACGGTGAGTCGGGCAAGGTCATCGGTATCCGGGTGTTCTCCCGTGATGACGAGGACGACCTGCCGCCGGGTGTGAACGAGCTGGTGCGGGTGTATGTGGCGCAGAAGCGCAAGATCCAGGACGGTGACAAGCTCGCTGGTCGCCACGGCAACAAGGGTGTGATCGGGAAGATTCTGCCGACCGAGGACATGCCGTTCCTGCCGGACGGCACTCCGGTCGACATCATCCTCAACACCCATGGTGTGCCGCGTCGTATGAACATCGGCCAGATCCTGGAAACCCATCTGGGCTGGATCGGCAAGGCGGGCTGGAACATTCAGCTCGCCGACGGTGCGCGTCCGGACTGGGCGAAGCGGTTGCCCGAGGAATTGTTGTCGGCGAGTCCAGGCACGAATCTCGCGACACCGGTCTTCGACGGCGCACGCGAGGAAGAACTCGCCGGGTTGCTTGCGTCGACACTGCCCAACCGCGACGGCGAGGTCATCGTCGGCGCGGACGGTAAGGCGACGTTGTTCGACGGCCGCTCCGGTGAGCCCTTTCCGTACCCGGTGGCGGTCGGTTACATGTACATCCTGAAGCTGCACCACCTGGTCGACGACAAGATCCACGCGCGGTCGACCGGCCCGTACTCGATGATCACCCAGCAGCCGCTCGGTGGTAAGGCGCAGTTCGGTGGTCAGCGCTTCGGTGAGATGGAGTGCTGGGCCATGCAGGCCTACGGCGCGGCCTACACCCTGCAGGAACTGCTCACCATCAAGTCCGACGACATCGTCGGCCGCGTGAAGGTCTACGAGGCGATCGTCAAGGGCGAGAACATCCCCGAGCCCGGCGTTCCGGAGTCGTTCAAGGTGCTCCTCAAGGAACTCCAGTCGCTGTGCCTCAACGTCGAGGTCCTCTCCGCCGGGTCCGCCGTCGAATTGCAGCACGGCGACGACGAACTAGACCGCACCGCCGCCGATCTCGGCATCACGTTGTCCCGCCAGGAGTCCGCATCGATCGACGACCTTCCGGGCTGA
- a CDS encoding DUF1330 domain-containing protein, whose product MTAYVIAHLQDAAPHPDIAEYIERLPGTLAPYGGRYLVHAKQHEVKEGSWPGGVVMLGFPGMDEARAWWDSAEYREIAPLRSRHIDGDIILVERVPEDYTPAAAVRAIREAAAVE is encoded by the coding sequence ATGACCGCGTACGTCATCGCTCATCTGCAGGATGCGGCGCCGCATCCGGACATCGCCGAGTACATCGAGCGGCTGCCCGGCACACTCGCGCCGTACGGCGGGCGGTACCTCGTGCACGCCAAGCAGCACGAGGTGAAGGAGGGGAGCTGGCCGGGAGGTGTTGTGATGCTGGGGTTTCCCGGGATGGACGAGGCGCGGGCCTGGTGGGACTCGGCCGAGTATCGGGAGATCGCGCCGCTGCGCTCGCGGCACATCGACGGTGACATCATCCTGGTCGAAAGGGTTCCCGAGGACTACACCCCGGCCGCCGCCGTGCGGGCGATACGCGAGGCCGCGGCTGTCGAATAG
- a CDS encoding RNA polymerase sigma factor — protein sequence MGADAVDEGRLRDLIPGVLAALVHRGADFATAEDAVQEALIRAVETWPNRRPEDPKGWLVTTAWRCFLDLARSDTARRRRELLVSEEPPPGPAATVDETLQLYFLCAHPSLTPASAVALTLRAVGGLTTRQIAQAYLVPEATMAQRISRAKRTVSEVRLDRPGDLRTVLRVLYLVFNEGYSGDVDLAAEAIRLARQLATTTDDPEVAGLLALFLLHHARRPARTRADGSLVPLAEQDRGLWRRDLIAEGIAILQAALARDRLGEYQAQAAIAALHADAQTAEETDWVQIVEWYDELVRLTDSPVVRLNRAVAVGEADGPHAGLAALAGLDPKLPRYTASSAYLHERAGDIATAARLYVEAAAQAQNLAERNHLTLRAAALRQRLSSGGV from the coding sequence ATGGGCGCCGACGCGGTGGACGAGGGCCGGCTGCGGGACCTGATTCCGGGCGTCTTGGCGGCCCTCGTCCACCGCGGGGCGGACTTCGCGACCGCGGAGGACGCGGTCCAGGAGGCGTTGATTCGTGCCGTCGAGACCTGGCCGAACCGGCGCCCCGAAGATCCCAAGGGCTGGCTGGTCACCACGGCGTGGCGTTGCTTCCTCGATCTCGCCCGCTCCGACACCGCGCGGCGGCGCCGTGAGCTGCTGGTCTCCGAGGAGCCGCCGCCGGGACCGGCCGCCACTGTGGACGAGACGTTGCAGCTCTACTTCCTGTGCGCGCATCCCAGCCTGACCCCCGCGTCGGCCGTCGCGCTGACGCTGCGGGCCGTCGGCGGGCTGACCACACGCCAGATCGCGCAGGCCTACCTCGTGCCCGAAGCGACGATGGCCCAGCGGATCAGCCGGGCCAAACGCACCGTGAGCGAGGTCCGGCTGGACCGTCCCGGCGACCTGCGCACCGTGCTGCGGGTGCTCTACCTGGTGTTCAACGAGGGGTACAGCGGCGACGTCGACCTCGCCGCGGAGGCGATCCGGCTGGCCAGGCAACTGGCGACGACCACGGACGACCCGGAGGTCGCGGGACTGCTCGCCCTGTTCCTGCTGCACCACGCGAGACGCCCGGCCAGGACCCGCGCCGACGGCAGTCTCGTGCCACTGGCGGAGCAGGACCGTGGCCTCTGGCGGCGCGATCTGATCGCCGAGGGCATTGCGATTCTGCAAGCGGCCCTGGCCCGCGACCGGCTCGGGGAGTATCAGGCTCAGGCCGCGATCGCCGCGCTGCACGCCGACGCGCAAACAGCCGAGGAAACCGACTGGGTGCAGATCGTCGAGTGGTACGACGAGCTCGTCCGTCTCACCGACAGCCCGGTGGTTCGGCTCAACCGCGCGGTCGCCGTCGGCGAGGCGGACGGACCGCACGCGGGCCTCGCAGCACTCGCCGGACTCGACCCGAAGCTCCCCAGGTACACCGCTTCGTCCGCCTACCTGCACGAGCGGGCCGGCGACATCGCCACGGCGGCCCGGCTCTACGTGGAGGCGGCCGCACAGGCGCAGAATCTCGCCGAGCGCAACCACCTCACGCTCCGCGCGGCCGCCCTCCGGCAGCGCCTCTCGAGCGGAGGGGTCTGA
- a CDS encoding YciI family protein encodes MAKYLLLKHYRGAPAAVNDVPMDQWTPAEIEAHLRYMNDFAARLQDSGEYVDGQALAPEGAWVRYDGEGKPPVTDGPFAETKDLIAGWMIIDVDSYERAVELAGELSAAPGAGGKPIHEWLEVRPFLTAPPTVTE; translated from the coding sequence ATGGCCAAGTACCTGCTGCTCAAGCACTATCGAGGCGCCCCGGCGGCCGTCAACGACGTGCCGATGGATCAGTGGACGCCCGCCGAGATCGAGGCGCACCTGCGGTACATGAACGACTTCGCGGCCCGCCTGCAAGACAGCGGCGAGTACGTGGACGGCCAGGCCCTCGCGCCGGAGGGCGCCTGGGTCCGCTACGACGGCGAGGGCAAGCCGCCGGTGACGGACGGGCCGTTCGCGGAGACGAAAGACCTGATCGCCGGCTGGATGATCATCGACGTCGACTCGTACGAGCGCGCCGTCGAGCTGGCAGGGGAGTTGTCCGCGGCGCCCGGCGCGGGCGGCAAGCCGATTCACGAGTGGCTCGAGGTTCGGCCGTTCCTGACGGCTCCGCCGACCGTCACCGAGTGA
- a CDS encoding LysR family transcriptional regulator translates to MDLRALKYFVAVAEERHFGRAAARLHMSQPPLSRAIKRLEAELGAHLLHRSATGVALTPAGAVLYDEARALLEQAEQVRARVGAAAGPAAITIGMLADSAEQAGTRLAAAFRRRNPEVRIRVREADLTDPTTGLRTGLVDIALTRMPFDDKGIDTVVLRSDPVGVVLRSDDPLADRESLLLSDLSDRRWFQLPEGSDPVWRAYWNGGELRRGPVVRTVHECLQAVLWSGTIGLAPLTHALPEGLVAVRLTDMPPSSLVVAWNSATVNPLVRSFVQTAAAT, encoded by the coding sequence ATGGACCTGCGCGCGCTGAAATACTTTGTGGCCGTTGCGGAGGAGCGGCACTTCGGACGCGCAGCCGCCCGTCTCCACATGTCCCAACCGCCACTGAGCCGGGCCATCAAACGCCTCGAGGCCGAACTCGGCGCCCACCTGCTGCACCGCTCCGCCACCGGAGTCGCGCTCACCCCGGCCGGAGCCGTTCTCTACGACGAGGCGCGCGCACTGCTGGAGCAGGCCGAGCAGGTGCGCGCCCGCGTCGGCGCCGCCGCCGGACCTGCCGCCATCACGATCGGCATGCTGGCCGACAGCGCCGAACAGGCCGGTACTCGCCTCGCCGCCGCCTTCCGTCGACGCAATCCCGAGGTGCGAATCCGAGTTCGCGAAGCGGATCTCACCGATCCGACCACCGGTCTGCGAACGGGTCTCGTCGATATCGCGCTCACCCGAATGCCGTTCGACGACAAAGGGATCGACACCGTGGTGCTGCGCTCCGACCCGGTCGGGGTCGTGCTCCGCAGCGACGACCCCCTCGCCGACCGCGAATCCCTGCTGCTGAGCGACCTTTCCGATCGCCGCTGGTTCCAGCTGCCCGAGGGAAGCGATCCCGTCTGGCGCGCCTATTGGAACGGCGGTGAACTCCGGCGCGGTCCCGTCGTCCGCACCGTCCACGAGTGCCTGCAAGCAGTGCTCTGGAGCGGCACGATCGGGCTGGCGCCCCTCACGCACGCACTGCCCGAGGGCCTCGTCGCCGTCCGGCTGACCGATATGCCGCCGAGCAGCCTTGTCGTCGCCTGGAACAGCGCCACCGTGAACCCACTCGTCCGGTCGTTCGTACAGACCGCCGCGGCGACTTGA
- a CDS encoding MBL fold metallo-hydrolase, with protein sequence MAEHVLPEPAVEITGVRELARDLVVVPNRNVQLVPNIGLIGGTHSVLVVETGMGPANAEKVLEFATDYAAGRKLYLTTTHFHPEHAFGAQVFSDAATFLINRAQATDLATKGGGYLEMFRGLGPSIARHLEGVELATPDIVYDHSYDLDLGGRVVRMRATGRAHSKGDQVVTIPDAEVMFTGDLVEAGQFAIFPWFPPHDTDVSGTGWIRVMERLAAEQPKIVVPGHGDIGGARLLTDVGDYLRLLRDETWLRRDSSMSQDTIVDEVRALMIERHPDWAGQDWIEQGVGCLCAEHPHRNGDSEQ encoded by the coding sequence ATGGCCGAACACGTGCTGCCTGAACCTGCCGTAGAGATCACCGGAGTACGGGAACTCGCCCGCGATCTGGTGGTTGTTCCCAACCGAAACGTGCAGCTGGTTCCCAACATCGGGCTGATCGGCGGCACGCATTCAGTGCTGGTCGTCGAGACCGGAATGGGTCCGGCCAACGCCGAGAAGGTGCTCGAATTCGCGACCGACTACGCCGCAGGCCGCAAGCTGTACCTGACCACGACCCACTTCCACCCCGAACACGCCTTCGGCGCACAAGTATTCAGCGACGCGGCGACCTTCCTGATCAACCGGGCGCAGGCCACCGACCTGGCCACCAAAGGCGGCGGTTACCTGGAGATGTTCCGCGGCCTCGGGCCGTCGATCGCCCGGCACTTGGAAGGCGTCGAACTGGCCACCCCCGACATTGTCTACGACCACTCCTACGACCTCGACCTGGGCGGCCGCGTGGTGCGGATGCGAGCCACCGGCCGAGCGCACAGCAAGGGCGACCAGGTCGTGACGATCCCCGATGCCGAGGTGATGTTCACCGGAGATCTGGTCGAGGCGGGACAATTCGCGATCTTCCCCTGGTTCCCGCCGCACGACACCGACGTGTCCGGCACCGGCTGGATCCGCGTGATGGAGCGGCTGGCCGCCGAACAGCCGAAGATCGTCGTGCCCGGCCACGGCGACATCGGCGGCGCGCGGTTGCTCACCGACGTCGGCGACTACCTGCGCCTGCTGCGCGACGAAACCTGGCTCCGCCGCGACTCGTCGATGAGCCAGGACACGATCGTCGACGAAGTACGCGCCCTGATGATCGAACGGCATCCGGACTGGGCGGGGCAGGACTGGATCGAGCAAGGCGTCGGCTGCCTGTGCGCCGAACACCCCCACCGCAACGGCGACTCCGAACAGTGA
- a CDS encoding VOC family protein codes for MQILKTYARLFVADLDTALPIYESIVGAPTDLRFGFEQAEIAAVGDFLLIAGSPEHIDRYRSTVGPVIVDDLDQLIAQLTASEAVVTGGPFTSETGRFAYLRHPDGTDVEYVEWSPEVRARVLG; via the coding sequence ATGCAGATCCTGAAAACCTACGCCCGCTTGTTCGTCGCCGACCTCGACACCGCGCTGCCGATCTACGAGAGCATCGTCGGTGCCCCAACGGATCTGCGGTTCGGCTTCGAGCAAGCGGAGATCGCGGCGGTCGGCGACTTTCTGCTCATCGCAGGCTCACCCGAACACATCGATCGCTATCGCTCGACAGTCGGGCCGGTGATTGTCGACGACCTCGACCAGTTGATCGCTCAACTGACGGCCTCGGAAGCCGTCGTGACCGGTGGGCCGTTCACCAGCGAAACGGGCCGATTCGCCTACCTTCGTCATCCCGACGGGACGGATGTCGAATACGTCGAATGGTCGCCAGAGGTGCGGGCCCGCGTGCTCGGTTGA
- a CDS encoding winged helix-turn-helix transcriptional regulator produces MRSDDEDEQRARDIALRVFAVVSTKWGLRVLEEIHADRRRFRELHRAVDGISYKVLTQTLRDLENHGLVARYDHGTANPRVDYSLTEAGTELVDAIHALCDWSRTHLDRLLDAPASRAAPRTSH; encoded by the coding sequence ATGCGCAGCGATGATGAGGACGAGCAGCGCGCACGCGATATCGCGCTGCGTGTGTTCGCCGTGGTGTCGACGAAGTGGGGCCTGCGGGTCTTGGAGGAGATCCATGCGGACCGCCGCCGATTCCGTGAGCTGCACCGCGCAGTCGACGGCATCAGCTACAAGGTGTTGACCCAGACCCTGCGCGACCTCGAAAATCACGGTCTGGTCGCACGATACGATCACGGCACTGCCAATCCCCGCGTCGACTACTCCCTCACCGAGGCCGGAACAGAGCTTGTGGACGCGATCCACGCGTTGTGTGATTGGTCCCGCACTCACCTGGACCGTCTACTCGATGCGCCCGCAAGTCGGGCCGCTCCACGAACATCTCACTGA
- a CDS encoding winged helix-turn-helix transcriptional regulator — protein sequence MPDTAPHSSDSPQLTERHRELLDQVLDKWSLQILDALCERPLRFNELRRAIPVVTQKPLTAALRRLDRNGMVERVVTSTRPVAVEYRITRIGKSLQDLIDALLHWTTATLPAVERARARFDDQEEMPSRW from the coding sequence ATGCCGGATACCGCTCCACACAGTTCGGACAGTCCTCAGCTCACCGAGCGACACCGCGAGCTGCTCGACCAGGTGCTCGACAAGTGGTCGCTACAAATCCTCGATGCACTGTGCGAGCGGCCGTTGCGCTTCAACGAGCTCCGTCGGGCGATCCCGGTCGTGACGCAGAAGCCGCTCACGGCGGCACTGCGGCGCCTCGATCGCAACGGGATGGTCGAGCGCGTCGTCACGAGTACCCGACCCGTCGCCGTCGAGTACCGCATCACGCGGATCGGAAAGTCGTTGCAGGACCTCATCGACGCGCTCCTGCACTGGACCACCGCCACGTTGCCCGCCGTCGAGCGCGCCCGTGCACGCTTCGACGACCAGGAAGAAATGCCATCACGCTGGTAG